Proteins from a single region of Nitrospirota bacterium:
- the lysA gene encoding diaminopimelate decarboxylase, whose amino-acid sequence MHDFKYVGNELYCEEVPVKKITQEVGSPVYIYSSRTLKNHYYAFDTAFAEIPHIVCFAVKANSNLAILNLFAKEGSGADIVSGGELFRAIKAGVDPQKIVFAGIGKTEEEITYALNSNVLMFNVESPLELQKINEVAGKLGVKARIALRVNPDIDPKTHPYISTGLKKSKFGIGIKGALEEYQLASTLPNIEIVGIHKHIGSQITEVGPFVAALEKILNLIKQLRETGIDIKYIDAGGGLGIRYNEEEPPHPREFGAAIMPMLKDMGCTLIFEPGRVLVGNAGILVTKVLYLKTGETKNFVIVDAGMNDLIRPSLYDAFHKIIPVEEKQAKEITADVVGPICESGDFLAKDRKIPQPEPGDHLAVMSAGAYGFTMSSNYNSRPRVAEVMVEGDKYHVIRKRESYEDLVRGESLVNSK is encoded by the coding sequence ATGCATGATTTTAAGTATGTTGGCAATGAGCTTTACTGTGAGGAGGTTCCTGTAAAAAAGATTACGCAGGAGGTTGGATCTCCTGTGTATATTTACAGTTCCCGCACTTTAAAAAACCATTACTATGCATTTGATACGGCCTTTGCTGAGATTCCTCACATTGTCTGTTTTGCAGTAAAGGCGAATTCAAATCTTGCCATATTGAACCTGTTTGCAAAAGAGGGGAGCGGGGCGGATATTGTTTCAGGCGGAGAGCTGTTCAGGGCTATAAAGGCCGGTGTTGACCCGCAGAAGATAGTATTTGCAGGCATCGGTAAGACTGAAGAAGAGATTACCTATGCACTGAATTCCAATGTCCTGATGTTCAATGTGGAGTCTCCTCTTGAATTGCAGAAGATAAATGAGGTTGCAGGAAAACTTGGTGTAAAGGCAAGGATTGCCTTACGCGTCAACCCTGATATTGACCCTAAGACTCATCCCTATATCTCAACAGGACTCAAGAAGAGCAAGTTCGGGATAGGGATAAAGGGCGCACTGGAAGAGTACCAACTGGCTTCAACACTGCCTAATATCGAGATTGTGGGGATACACAAGCACATAGGTTCGCAGATAACCGAGGTCGGGCCTTTTGTTGCAGCACTGGAAAAGATACTTAACCTTATTAAGCAGTTGAGAGAAACCGGCATTGACATAAAGTACATTGATGCCGGAGGCGGGCTTGGAATAAGATACAATGAAGAGGAACCGCCTCACCCGCGGGAGTTCGGTGCCGCCATTATGCCTATGCTTAAAGACATGGGTTGTACGCTGATATTTGAACCCGGTAGAGTGCTCGTTGGAAATGCAGGCATCCTTGTTACAAAGGTTTTGTATTTGAAGACCGGAGAGACAAAGAATTTTGTAATAGTTGATGCAGGCATGAATGACCTTATCAGGCCGAGCCTGTATGATGCGTTTCACAAAATTATCCCTGTTGAGGAAAAACAGGCAAAAGAGATAACTGCTGATGTGGTTGGCCCCATCTGTGAGTCCGGAGACTTTCTTGCAAAGGACAGAAAGATTCCCCAGCCGGAGCCGGGTGACCATCTTGCAGTTATGAGTGCCGGTGCTTACGGATTTACCATGTCATCCAATTATAACTCAAGGCCCAGAGTGGCAGAGGTTATGGTTGAAGGAGATAAGTATCATGTGATAAGGAAGCGTGAGAGCTATGAAGATTTGGTCAGAGGGGAATCGTTGGTAAACAGTAAGTAG
- the argF gene encoding ornithine carbamoyltransferase, with amino-acid sequence MSYGDFQLKRDFLTIFDITPKELASLLARAGELKNLHQSGVETLTLKGKTLGLLFEKRSTRTRISFEVAMFQLGGHPTYLSPHQIQMGRGEAVGDTARVFSGYLDGIVVRTFSHATIEEWARHSTAPVINGLTDLHHPCQAIADVLTILERKGRVDGIKTAYIGDGNNVAHSLIEIAAVTGMEIRVATPQGYEPDKTITAKAIEAAKETGAVIKVMYDPLEAVKNADVVYTDVWTSMGQEEEDEVRKQVFRKYQINRELMQTAEKDAIIMHCLPAHRGEEITEEMMESPQSVIFDQAENRLHAQKALLEMLLS; translated from the coding sequence GTGAGCTATGGAGATTTTCAGTTGAAACGTGATTTTTTAACAATATTCGATATTACCCCAAAGGAACTTGCATCTCTCCTTGCCAGGGCAGGTGAACTGAAAAATCTGCACCAATCAGGGGTTGAGACACTTACACTAAAAGGTAAGACCCTTGGTCTCTTGTTTGAGAAGCGGTCTACAAGGACGCGTATCTCATTTGAGGTTGCTATGTTTCAATTAGGCGGTCACCCCACCTATCTATCCCCGCATCAGATTCAGATGGGCAGGGGTGAGGCAGTGGGTGATACAGCACGGGTGTTTTCAGGATACCTTGATGGGATTGTTGTTCGTACCTTCAGCCACGCGACAATTGAAGAATGGGCAAGACATTCTACTGCTCCTGTTATAAACGGGCTTACTGATTTACACCACCCGTGTCAGGCAATCGCTGATGTCCTCACAATACTTGAGAGGAAGGGGAGGGTTGACGGCATAAAGACAGCCTATATCGGAGATGGAAATAATGTTGCACATTCGCTTATAGAGATTGCAGCAGTTACAGGGATGGAGATAAGGGTTGCAACGCCTCAGGGGTATGAGCCTGATAAGACAATTACAGCAAAGGCAATTGAGGCAGCAAAAGAGACCGGCGCAGTAATAAAGGTTATGTATGACCCATTGGAAGCAGTGAAAAATGCTGATGTTGTATATACAGATGTCTGGACAAGCATGGGGCAGGAAGAAGAAGATGAGGTACGTAAGCAGGTCTTCCGGAAATACCAGATAAACCGTGAATTAATGCAAACAGCAGAGAAAGATGCTATTATAATGCACTGTCTTCCGGCACACAGGGGTGAAGAGATCACAGAAGAGATGATGGAATCTCCTCAGTCGGTAATATTTGACCAGGCTGAGAATAGGCTGCATGCACAGAAGGCGCTGCTGGAGATGCTGTTGAGTTGA
- the argH gene encoding argininosuccinate lyase: MPRKKMWGGRFSGSTEKIVEEFTESISFDRRLYKYDIEGSKAHARMLQKIGVLKKKELSAIIKGLDEIKKDIDNNKFVFSVDLEDIHMNIEKRLIEKTGTAGEKLHTARSRNDQVALDLRLYLRDVIKETAVLISLLQKAIAGNARRNIDIIMPGYTHLQPAQPVLFSHYLLAYYEMLERDRERFIDSLKRVNIMPLGSGAIAGTSFPLDREYVAELLGFDRVTKNSMDAVSDRDFILEFLSDSAVLGMHLSRLSEDMILWSTQEFSFIELPDEFCTGSSMMPQKKNPDVLELIRGKSGRIYGNLFSLLTTMKGLPLTYNRDLQEDKEPLFDTVDTITAILRILPGLISGMIIKKDTTLNAADKGYMWATDMADYLVRKGVPFRTSHEITGKVVGYCVNNNKKLEELSIAELKKFSDRFGKDIHDISTPEKGVNIRKVTGGTARETVLNRIAEIATHIPPLVRGGTGGVSGDCQDEGYIY; the protein is encoded by the coding sequence ATGCCAAGGAAGAAGATGTGGGGGGGGAGGTTTTCAGGCTCCACAGAGAAGATTGTTGAGGAATTTACAGAGTCAATATCGTTTGATAGACGGCTGTATAAATATGATATTGAGGGGAGCAAGGCCCATGCAAGGATGCTTCAGAAGATAGGTGTCCTCAAAAAGAAGGAGCTTTCAGCAATTATCAAAGGGCTGGATGAGATAAAGAAGGATATAGATAACAACAAATTTGTGTTTTCCGTTGACCTGGAAGACATACACATGAATATAGAGAAAAGGCTTATTGAAAAGACAGGCACTGCCGGTGAGAAACTTCATACCGCAAGGAGCAGGAATGACCAGGTAGCCCTTGACCTCAGGTTATATCTTCGTGATGTAATTAAAGAGACTGCCGTCCTTATTTCATTGCTCCAGAAGGCCATAGCCGGTAATGCACGCAGGAATATTGATATAATAATGCCTGGATACACCCATCTTCAGCCTGCACAGCCTGTGCTCTTTTCCCATTATTTACTCGCATACTATGAGATGCTTGAGAGAGACAGGGAGCGGTTCATTGACTCTCTTAAAAGGGTAAATATCATGCCGCTCGGATCAGGTGCAATTGCAGGGACATCTTTTCCACTTGACAGGGAATATGTAGCAGAACTGCTTGGTTTTGACAGGGTAACAAAGAATAGCATGGATGCAGTAAGTGACAGGGATTTTATCCTTGAGTTCCTTTCTGATAGTGCTGTACTTGGTATGCACCTCTCAAGACTCAGCGAGGATATGATACTCTGGTCTACACAGGAGTTCAGTTTTATTGAACTGCCTGATGAATTTTGCACCGGCTCAAGTATGATGCCCCAGAAAAAAAATCCTGATGTGCTTGAGCTTATCAGGGGAAAAAGCGGAAGAATCTACGGGAATCTCTTTTCATTGCTTACGACTATGAAGGGACTTCCCTTAACATACAACAGGGATTTACAGGAGGATAAAGAGCCTCTCTTTGACACAGTTGATACAATAACTGCCATACTCCGTATCCTGCCGGGGCTTATATCCGGTATGATTATTAAAAAGGATACAACCTTGAATGCAGCGGACAAGGGGTATATGTGGGCAACAGATATGGCGGATTATCTTGTAAGGAAAGGGGTGCCTTTCAGGACATCACATGAGATTACCGGAAAGGTCGTCGGCTACTGTGTAAATAATAACAAAAAGTTAGAGGAACTGAGTATTGCTGAACTTAAAAAATTCTCTGACAGATTCGGAAAGGATATACATGACATATCAACACCTGAAAAGGGTGTGAACATACGTAAGGTAACAGGCGGCACAGCAAGGGAGACAGTTTTAAACAGGATTGCAGAGATTGCCACTCACATCCCCCCCTTAGTAAGGGGGGGAACGGGGGGGGTAAGCGGAGATTGTCAGGATGAAGGTTATATTTATTAG
- a CDS encoding aspartate aminotransferase family protein — protein MNTYKRLPLFINKGRGNRIYDGDGKEYLDFVCGIAVNNLGHCNPRVTIAFQKQAQRLVHTSNLFYTEPQVVLAKRLVENSFADKVFFCNSGAEANEAAIKLVRKFSSDKGNGRYEIITAFNSFHGRTLTTITATGQEKFHKGFDPLVPGFSYVPFNDIYILEKAITEKTAGIMLEPIQGEGGVNIPDDGYLKRVRKVCDAHGILMILDEVQTGIGRTGKLFGYQHSGIEPDIMTLAKGLGNGLPIGAMLAKEETAQAFSPGTHASTFGGTPLVCSAAAEVIKIITEDEIVLENCARMGAYFIEELNGLKEKFPNLVKDVRGKGLLIGMELNIKGEDIVSECIKKGVVINCTMDRVLRFLPPLDINQADIDVLIDTLDSVFSAIKD, from the coding sequence ATGAATACGTATAAGCGGCTTCCGTTGTTTATTAACAAGGGGCGGGGTAATCGTATTTATGACGGTGATGGTAAGGAGTATCTGGACTTTGTCTGCGGTATTGCTGTGAATAATCTCGGACATTGCAATCCGAGGGTTACTATTGCATTTCAGAAGCAGGCTCAGAGGCTTGTTCATACGTCTAACCTGTTTTATACAGAGCCGCAGGTTGTTCTTGCAAAACGGCTGGTGGAAAATTCATTTGCAGATAAGGTGTTCTTCTGTAACAGCGGGGCAGAGGCAAATGAGGCTGCGATCAAACTTGTAAGGAAGTTTTCGAGTGATAAAGGGAACGGCAGGTATGAGATAATTACTGCCTTTAACTCCTTTCACGGCAGGACCCTTACTACTATTACTGCAACAGGCCAGGAGAAATTCCATAAGGGTTTTGATCCGCTTGTCCCAGGTTTTTCTTATGTACCGTTTAATGATATTTACATACTCGAAAAGGCTATTACTGAAAAGACCGCAGGGATAATGCTTGAACCGATTCAGGGAGAGGGCGGTGTTAATATCCCTGATGACGGTTATCTGAAACGTGTGCGTAAGGTATGCGATGCTCATGGGATACTTATGATTCTTGATGAGGTTCAGACAGGGATCGGCAGGACAGGGAAACTTTTCGGCTATCAACATTCCGGCATAGAACCGGACATAATGACATTGGCCAAAGGCCTCGGCAATGGTCTTCCAATCGGGGCTATGCTTGCAAAGGAAGAAACGGCCCAGGCATTTTCACCGGGGACTCATGCATCAACATTCGGCGGCACACCGCTGGTTTGCTCAGCAGCAGCAGAGGTTATAAAAATAATCACAGAGGATGAGATAGTCTTAGAAAACTGTGCGAGGATGGGCGCTTATTTTATCGAAGAATTGAATGGCCTGAAGGAAAAATTCCCTAATCTGGTTAAAGATGTAAGGGGAAAAGGCCTGCTTATAGGGATGGAGTTGAATATAAAGGGTGAGGATATAGTTTCTGAATGTATTAAAAAAGGGGTTGTGATTAATTGCACAATGGACCGTGTATTAAGGTTCCTCCCGCCATTGGATATAAACCAGGCAGACATAGATGTTCTGATAGATACACTTGATTCAGTATTTTCTGCGATAAAGGATTAG
- a CDS encoding B12-binding domain-containing radical SAM protein, producing MKKKMKVILISPENKKSIYAYNKKDVRSFWFPKLGLPTIAANTPPDVDVSIVDECIEDIDFNVDVDLVGITTMTYLAPRAYEISEKFRARGVKTVLGGIHTSMCPDEAKQHADSICVGEAEHTWRQLIEDFKLGQMKPVYKQDELPDLAGLPVPRRELFKPNSYWTTNCVQTSRGCPFTCDFCTVAIFGGNQYRLRPVDEVVEEVRRLNKGFIVFVDDNIAGNKAYAKQLFKALIPLKIQWGSQASLTMSRDPELMELAAKSGCTGLFIGVESISEDNLAAVNKRFNKVSKFKEEFQRFHDYGILIQTGMIFGFDHDDDSIFERTVEFLQENRIELVMFNIITPLPGTGFYNKMNEAGRIIDRDWANYDGRHVVLKPKLMSPETLQEGFWWAYHKFYSYPSMVKRIVPSFFKVPRKMLIVERLAINWAYRRIIKRIPEGSLTPLAKVLPTISGVIPSRETEGIIPNAVSTLKEKIENVSEQVSTVGNELLIKVKKSPKVQALLIELDGTMDKINALELKSRIINAIEKSKMDIVINFENLKGITPAALSELFDAGLKDKLSPVKLKCINLSTSFREALDQISHAKLMFVEIKAEEVY from the coding sequence ATGAAGAAGAAAATGAAGGTAATATTAATTTCACCTGAGAATAAGAAGTCTATTTATGCCTACAATAAAAAGGATGTGAGGTCATTCTGGTTTCCTAAACTGGGCTTACCGACAATAGCGGCGAATACACCGCCGGATGTTGATGTAAGTATTGTTGATGAGTGTATTGAGGACATAGACTTTAATGTTGATGTAGACCTTGTCGGTATCACGACCATGACGTATCTTGCACCGAGGGCTTATGAAATATCTGAGAAATTCAGGGCAAGAGGAGTAAAGACAGTGCTTGGAGGGATCCATACGAGTATGTGTCCTGATGAGGCAAAACAGCACGCAGACAGTATTTGTGTGGGAGAGGCTGAGCATACATGGCGTCAGTTGATTGAAGACTTTAAACTGGGTCAGATGAAACCTGTTTATAAGCAAGATGAACTTCCAGACCTTGCAGGTCTCCCTGTTCCACGGAGAGAGCTGTTTAAACCGAACTCCTATTGGACAACGAACTGTGTTCAGACAAGCAGGGGATGTCCTTTTACCTGCGACTTCTGTACGGTCGCAATCTTCGGAGGTAATCAGTACCGTTTAAGACCTGTGGATGAGGTTGTAGAGGAGGTAAGGAGGCTTAATAAGGGTTTTATCGTGTTTGTTGATGATAATATTGCGGGTAATAAGGCTTATGCAAAACAGCTTTTCAAGGCACTCATCCCGCTCAAGATACAATGGGGGAGCCAGGCGAGTCTGACAATGTCGAGGGACCCTGAACTTATGGAGCTTGCGGCAAAGAGCGGTTGTACAGGATTGTTCATCGGCGTTGAGAGTATATCAGAGGACAACCTTGCGGCAGTAAATAAGAGGTTCAACAAGGTCAGTAAATTTAAAGAGGAGTTCCAGAGATTTCATGATTACGGGATACTTATTCAGACGGGTATGATCTTCGGCTTTGACCATGATGATGACTCTATATTTGAACGTACTGTTGAGTTTCTGCAGGAGAACAGGATAGAGCTTGTTATGTTCAATATAATCACCCCTCTGCCGGGTACAGGCTTCTATAACAAGATGAATGAGGCCGGCAGGATTATTGACAGGGATTGGGCAAACTACGATGGAAGGCATGTTGTATTAAAGCCGAAACTGATGAGTCCTGAGACACTGCAGGAGGGATTCTGGTGGGCATATCACAAGTTCTATTCTTATCCCTCAATGGTTAAGAGGATTGTGCCAAGTTTCTTTAAGGTACCAAGAAAGATGCTTATTGTAGAACGTCTTGCAATCAACTGGGCATACAGGAGGATTATAAAACGTATCCCTGAAGGGAGCCTTACACCGCTTGCAAAGGTATTGCCTACAATTTCCGGTGTAATCCCATCAAGAGAGACAGAAGGGATTATACCTAATGCAGTCAGTACCTTAAAGGAAAAGATTGAGAATGTGTCGGAACAGGTTAGTACCGTTGGAAACGAACTACTTATCAAGGTTAAGAAAAGCCCAAAGGTGCAGGCTTTGCTGATAGAGCTTGACGGTACGATGGATAAGATAAATGCGCTGGAATTAAAGAGCAGGATCATCAATGCTATTGAGAAATCAAAGATGGACATCGTGATAAATTTCGAGAACCTGAAAGGCATAACCCCAGCGGCCTTGAGTGAACTTTTCGATGCCGGCCTGAAAGATAAACTATCACCGGTTAAATTAAAATGCATCAACCTGAGCACCTCCTTCCGTGAGGCGCTGGATCAGATAAGCCATGCAAAACTGATGTTTGTGGAGATTAAGGCTGAGGAAGTGTATTAA
- a CDS encoding argininosuccinate synthase — protein sequence MNVKKVVLAYSGGLDTSVIIRWLIEKYGCEVIAFIADLGQSEDIEAIKEKAIKTGASKGIVEDVREEFVKDFVFPALKANAVYEGVYLMGTSLARPLIAQKQIEVARREGADAVAHGATGKGNDQVRFELTYLALEPSIKVIAPWRGWEFSSRTELIEYAQKHGIPVPVTKAKPYSCDANLFHISYEGGILEDPWAAYPDDMFTLTVSPESAPDSPLIIDIEFEKGIPVGIAGKRLSPAMLLSELNRIGGANGIGRVDAVENRYVGIKSRGVYETPGGTILHAAHRAVESITMDREVMHLRDSLIPKFAELVYYGYWFSPEMRMLAAAIDSSQENVTGTARLKLYKGNCIVIGRKSDVSLYNPEIATFEKGELFNQQDAEGFIKINAMRLKMQRGSGV from the coding sequence ATGAATGTAAAAAAGGTTGTCCTTGCCTATTCAGGCGGGCTTGATACGTCGGTAATTATAAGATGGCTGATTGAGAAATATGGGTGTGAGGTAATAGCGTTTATTGCTGACCTTGGGCAGTCTGAAGATATTGAGGCAATAAAAGAGAAGGCCATTAAGACAGGGGCAAGTAAGGGTATAGTGGAGGATGTGAGGGAGGAGTTTGTAAAAGACTTTGTCTTTCCTGCACTCAAGGCAAATGCAGTGTATGAAGGCGTGTATCTCATGGGAACATCTCTTGCAAGGCCGCTTATTGCACAAAAACAGATAGAGGTTGCACGGAGAGAGGGTGCTGACGCAGTGGCACATGGGGCAACAGGGAAGGGGAATGACCAGGTCAGGTTTGAGCTTACCTATCTTGCACTGGAACCTTCAATAAAAGTAATAGCCCCGTGGAGGGGTTGGGAATTTTCATCAAGGACTGAACTTATAGAATATGCACAGAAACATGGGATACCGGTTCCTGTGACAAAGGCGAAGCCATATAGCTGTGATGCAAACCTGTTTCATATCAGTTATGAAGGTGGAATCCTTGAAGACCCCTGGGCCGCATATCCTGATGATATGTTTACTTTAACAGTATCACCTGAGTCTGCACCTGACAGCCCGCTGATTATAGATATTGAATTTGAAAAGGGTATACCGGTTGGGATTGCCGGCAAGAGATTATCCCCGGCAATGCTTTTGTCTGAATTGAACCGGATTGGCGGTGCTAACGGCATAGGCAGGGTTGACGCAGTTGAGAACCGCTATGTAGGCATCAAATCAAGGGGTGTGTATGAGACGCCGGGCGGGACTATACTTCATGCGGCACACAGGGCAGTTGAATCTATTACTATGGACAGAGAGGTTATGCACCTTAGAGATTCGCTTATCCCTAAGTTTGCAGAACTTGTTTACTACGGCTACTGGTTCTCTCCTGAGATGAGGATGCTTGCTGCTGCTATTGATTCCTCACAGGAGAATGTGACCGGTACAGCACGTCTTAAACTTTATAAGGGAAATTGTATTGTAATTGGAAGAAAATCTGATGTGTCCTTATACAACCCTGAGATTGCGACATTTGAAAAGGGAGAGTTATTTAATCAGCAGGATGCAGAGGGGTTTATTAAGATAAATGCAATGCGTTTGAAGATGCAGAGAGGGAGCGGAGTTTAG